The following are encoded together in the Nitrospira sp. genome:
- a CDS encoding LuxR family transcriptional regulator, whose product MAQVSQTGKSKRPFPSQLFEALSKNECTAFVEALHYTIEADSTADVKEALIQFQNLFPFTRVISGLARLTPTGSFDGFTNVINVSYPEEWIRLYWQNGYFEVDPVFQTALQKPGTQHWGTTYQEARSPKQQEFMAAAKEFGLGDGITTGSADPACGIATFCSFASAESVDATRYVPLIEYFGYYVHLALLRTAPAKAQSMDRCVKRLTLRELTILNWVKNGKTNWEIAQIMGVTERTIRFHVESIFSKLDVTSRSQAVATAIEHGLPNVV is encoded by the coding sequence ATGGCACAGGTATCACAGACCGGCAAAAGTAAACGCCCTTTCCCCAGCCAACTTTTCGAAGCACTTTCAAAAAATGAATGCACGGCTTTTGTCGAAGCCCTGCATTACACGATTGAAGCGGACTCAACGGCAGATGTCAAAGAGGCACTGATCCAGTTTCAAAATTTGTTTCCTTTTACGCGAGTGATTAGCGGCCTCGCCCGCCTCACACCTACCGGAAGTTTCGACGGGTTTACCAACGTCATCAATGTAAGCTACCCTGAGGAATGGATTCGACTCTACTGGCAAAACGGTTATTTTGAAGTCGATCCAGTCTTCCAGACCGCTCTACAAAAGCCAGGCACCCAACATTGGGGAACGACGTACCAAGAGGCACGCTCTCCGAAGCAGCAAGAATTCATGGCCGCTGCAAAGGAATTCGGGCTGGGAGATGGAATTACAACCGGATCCGCCGATCCTGCATGTGGAATCGCGACCTTCTGTTCCTTTGCTTCCGCCGAGAGCGTTGATGCCACACGATATGTGCCACTCATTGAGTATTTCGGATACTATGTTCACCTGGCGCTATTGCGCACGGCCCCTGCTAAGGCCCAATCAATGGATCGCTGTGTAAAGCGATTAACACTGAGGGAGTTGACGATTCTCAACTGGGTCAAGAATGGCAAAACGAATTGGGAAATTGCCCAGATAATGGGTGTGACTGAACGTACGATCCGATTCCACGTCGAGAGCATCTTTTCTAAGCTTGATGTCACATCACGGTCCCAGGCGGTAGCCACCGCCATCGAACATGGCTTACCGAACGTCGTTTAG